GCGACTCCGCGTAGTCGATCGTCTCGCGAACCCGGGATGGGAGGCGTTCGATGTCGCCGATGGCGCGGATGCAGACGCCGTTGTCGTGGACGCGATCGGCGTCGGCGAACTCCCGGAGTTTCTCACAGAGGAGGTCGAACAGCGCCTCCCGTTCGTGCTTGGGTCGGGAGAAGTTCTCCGTCGAGAACGCGTAGAGGGTGAGTTCCTCGACGCCGATCTCCTGACACCACTCGAGGACTCGCTCGGTCGTGTTGGCACCGGCCCGGTGTCCGTCGGGGGCGTCGTCACCGTGTTGCCGGGCGTAGCGGCGGTTCCCGTCCTGGATCACGGCGACGTGCGTCGGTGCGCCGGAGACCTCACTAGAAAGCAGCCGCTCGTAGCCCCAGTTGATTCGCCGGCGAAGCCAACTCCTCATCGTCGGTACCAAGAATGGCTATCGTTATGGTTCTTGTGTGTGTTTCGTCCGCAAACGGTGCGCTCGAGGGGGCGTGGGCCGCGCTCGTGGCTGCGGTTACGAAAGGGGGTGCCGGCGACGCGGTCGCCGCCCGAACGCGAACCGTGACGGCTATCCGTCGGCGCACGAACCCTCGAGGCATGGCAAACGCGATCGACGAGGACCTCTACCAGCGGACGAAGGCGTTGCTCGAGCCAGGGGACATCCAGCTCAACGGGGCCGTCGTTCACACCGAGTACGGCTCCGACGAGGACGTCCAGATGATGCAGGCAACGATCGACGTCGGCGACGTCATCGCCGAGCACGCGGGTCACGACCCGAAAGATTGCTTCGTCTACTCGGGCAACGACGACCCGAACTTCTCCTCGAACCAGCACCAGGGGCTGACCCTCCAGGACGAGGAGTTCGTCTGGGAGTGTCAGCAGCTACTGCGCCAGGGGACGTTCGACGTCGTGATATACTACGAGGCGAGCGCC
This region of Natronosalvus halobius genomic DNA includes:
- a CDS encoding DUF5778 family protein yields the protein MANAIDEDLYQRTKALLEPGDIQLNGAVVHTEYGSDEDVQMMQATIDVGDVIAEHAGHDPKDCFVYSGNDDPNFSSNQHQGLTLQDEEFVWECQQLLRQGTFDVVIYYEASADHEAILEDIEELGYDMTGVEGE